From Deferrivibrio essentukiensis, the proteins below share one genomic window:
- a CDS encoding M48 family metallopeptidase — translation MEQININGIKIDVIRKNIKNINLAVYPLTGRVRVSVPTNLNEDAIRVFILSKLAWIKRNQKKFIEQERIAPREYKQGESHYFQGKQYLLKIIKIDKKPKVVLKNKEYIELHIKPNTPIAERHKLLTEWYREQLKKQIPTIIYKWEKILNVKVSEFKIRQMKTRWGSCNIRKKRIWLNLELAKKTERCLEYVIVHEMVHLLERFHNKRFYHYMDTFLPNWKQLKNELNKVPISCLEYKY, via the coding sequence ATGGAACAAATCAATATAAATGGCATAAAAATTGACGTAATTCGTAAAAATATAAAAAACATAAATCTTGCTGTTTATCCACTAACAGGCAGAGTTAGAGTTTCTGTACCAACTAATCTAAATGAAGATGCAATTCGTGTATTTATCTTATCAAAACTCGCTTGGATAAAACGTAACCAAAAAAAGTTTATAGAACAAGAACGCATAGCACCAAGAGAATACAAACAAGGAGAAAGTCATTACTTCCAGGGTAAGCAATATTTGTTAAAAATTATAAAAATAGATAAAAAACCTAAAGTGGTTTTGAAAAACAAAGAATACATAGAACTACATATTAAGCCTAATACACCAATTGCAGAGCGGCATAAACTCCTTACTGAGTGGTATCGAGAACAGCTAAAAAAACAAATCCCTACTATCATTTATAAATGGGAGAAAATTTTGAATGTAAAAGTATCTGAGTTTAAAATAAGACAAATGAAAACCAGGTGGGGTTCTTGTAATATTAGAAAGAAAAGAATTTGGCTTAATCTTGAGCTAGCCAAAAAGACTGAGCGATGTTTGGAATATGTCATCGTCCATGAAATGGTACACCTTTTAGAAAGATTTCATAACAAAAGATTCTACCATTATATGGACACTTTTTTACCAAATTGGAAGCAATTAAAAA